One Staphylococcus simiae genomic region harbors:
- the ltrA gene encoding group II intron reverse transcriptase/maturase, producing MYRESPSMMELVVRENNIQKAIKKVKKNNGAPGIDGMRVSELTSHFAKYFPQIKQKLLDGTYKPQAVRKVEIPKSNGKKRVLGIPVARDRVIQQAIKQVIEPSIDRTFSKHSHGFRPNRSTGTALKECATYYEEGYLVAVDCDLKQCFDMLNHDKLMYLFERHVQDKAISKFIRRSLQVGAIDLNGNYRSREIGAPQGGVISPLLCNIYLHELDNELEKRGHRFVRYADDFVIFVRTKRAGQRVMESVTKFIEKDLKLIVNSEKSKVGSITRLKFLSCLMTKVNGTYRFRPTMEARRNLKRTLRRLTKRNRPGTFKEIISEINQVTRGWINYFGKGFITGFVTKLQSWLNRRIRQLILKRWKRIKTKYKMLRKYGLDHKSAMKIANSRKKYWRLSSTHEVHRALTTKRLYKWGLEPLTQLAETAYARY from the coding sequence ATGTATCGTGAGTCTCCATCTATGATGGAGCTTGTTGTAAGAGAGAATAATATACAAAAAGCAATTAAGAAAGTGAAGAAAAACAACGGTGCACCTGGCATCGATGGCATGCGAGTAAGTGAATTAACATCACATTTCGCAAAATACTTTCCACAAATTAAACAAAAACTGCTTGATGGCACGTATAAGCCACAAGCAGTAAGAAAGGTTGAAATACCTAAATCAAATGGGAAAAAGCGCGTGCTTGGAATCCCTGTCGCAAGAGACAGAGTTATCCAACAAGCCATTAAACAAGTCATTGAACCTAGTATCGACCGTACTTTCTCAAAACACAGTCATGGCTTTAGACCGAATCGTAGTACAGGAACTGCACTTAAAGAATGTGCAACATACTATGAAGAAGGTTACTTAGTTGCAGTTGATTGTGATTTAAAACAGTGCTTTGATATGTTGAACCATGATAAATTAATGTATCTATTTGAACGACATGTTCAAGATAAAGCCATTTCTAAATTTATTCGTAGAAGCCTACAGGTTGGTGCAATCGACCTCAATGGTAATTATCGAAGTAGAGAAATAGGTGCACCGCAAGGTGGTGTTATTTCCCCGTTACTTTGTAATATTTATCTTCACGAATTAGATAATGAATTGGAGAAACGTGGTCATCGCTTTGTTCGTTATGCAGATGACTTCGTCATCTTTGTACGTACAAAACGAGCGGGTCAACGTGTCATGGAAAGTGTGACAAAGTTTATCGAAAAAGACCTTAAACTTATTGTAAATAGTGAAAAGAGCAAGGTAGGTTCTATCACACGTTTAAAGTTCTTGAGTTGTCTAATGACCAAAGTAAATGGCACTTATCGTTTCAGACCGACTATGGAAGCAAGAAGAAATTTAAAACGCACCTTAAGACGTCTAACGAAACGAAATAGACCAGGTACCTTTAAAGAGATTATATCAGAAATTAATCAAGTAACACGAGGGTGGATAAATTACTTTGGTAAAGGATTTATTACAGGTTTTGTAACGAAGTTACAATCATGGTTAAACCGACGCATTAGACAACTAATCCTCAAAAGATGGAAAAGAATAAAAACCAAATATAAGATGTTACGTAAGTATGGACTTGACCATAAGAGTGCAATGAAAATTGCCAATTCAAGAAAGAAATACTGGCGCTTATCATCAACGCATGAAGTTCATCGTGCACTTACAACAAAACGTCTCTACAAGTGGGGGTTAGAACCATTAACCCAACTCGCAGAGACGGCTTACGCAAGATATTGA
- a CDS encoding sensor histidine kinase: MQQKVKVSLGELSSLIYLFFPFIGIFVSTIRGPKWLYVCIVLIFTVSYVLLVIFYKNLSQNILFNMLVIHYLAIIYFVYSFQPMISLFFFFSAFALPFTLKVTVKSKEFMMCVTTMVICLTITYLFDSNMIISMLIFYVVITLIMLGNFKVVAERQLKSEIEQKNEYINVLIAEQERHRIGQDLHDTLGHVFASLSLKSELAYKLADSNIEATKVELLAINDLSKDSLMKVREIISNLKYQSFEDEIVAVEKILQDTGIQFFFEHGQLANALNPTKQSILSMILREAINNVIKHSGANNVYGSLIQRNTMLIFTIQDNGQGINGDVEPTELTSIYQRVEQLEGKLHIDNVQGTQLTISIPLGGVA; encoded by the coding sequence ATGCAACAGAAAGTAAAGGTATCACTCGGTGAATTATCATCGTTAATATATTTATTTTTTCCATTTATTGGTATTTTTGTTAGTACAATTAGGGGACCTAAGTGGTTATATGTTTGTATTGTTTTAATATTTACAGTATCTTACGTGTTACTTGTCATCTTTTATAAAAATTTGAGTCAAAACATTTTATTTAATATGTTAGTGATACATTATTTGGCGATTATTTACTTTGTCTATAGTTTTCAACCAATGATTAGCTTATTTTTCTTTTTTAGTGCTTTTGCATTACCATTTACTTTGAAAGTCACAGTGAAATCTAAAGAATTTATGATGTGTGTAACTACAATGGTAATTTGTTTGACCATTACATATCTATTTGATTCAAATATGATTATCTCGATGTTAATATTTTATGTTGTTATTACATTAATTATGCTTGGTAATTTCAAAGTTGTAGCAGAGCGTCAACTTAAATCTGAAATTGAACAAAAGAATGAATATATTAATGTATTGATTGCTGAACAAGAACGTCATCGTATTGGACAAGATTTACATGATACCTTAGGACATGTATTTGCTAGTCTGTCATTAAAGTCAGAACTTGCATATAAACTCGCAGATTCAAATATAGAGGCTACTAAAGTCGAATTATTGGCAATAAATGATTTGTCTAAAGATTCACTTATGAAAGTTAGGGAAATCATTAGTAATTTAAAATATCAATCATTTGAAGATGAAATTGTAGCAGTTGAAAAGATATTACAGGATACAGGTATACAATTTTTCTTTGAACATGGTCAGCTTGCTAATGCTTTAAATCCTACAAAACAATCCATTTTATCTATGATTTTACGAGAAGCAATAAATAATGTGATAAAGCATTCTGGTGCTAATAACGTTTATGGTTCATTAATTCAACGTAATACAATGCTCATATTTACAATTCAAGATAATGGACAAGGTATAAATGGTGATGTTGAGCCAACAGAGTTAACAAGTATTTATCAACGGGTAGAACAACTTGAAGGAAAGTTACATATTGATAATGTACAAGGTACACAATTAACAATTTCCATACCATTAGGAGGGGTCGCATGA
- the istA gene encoding IS21 family transposase → MKLSLDINTDYEVTTLSDLPKLKIVMESLNMKINKSEIARQMNVDRRTIDKYLNGFKPSVNRKKQSKIDPYYDLIKELLSEECEQKFFYKRVLWQYLKDNHGLNCAYSTFRTYIRKHDLFNNYFKKRRQKSTPVGTTRFETKPGCQAQFDWKEDIRFKTKDHQEVSLNIGVLLLSYSRFKIMQVTMSKSLDVLLNLMVQAFESIEGVPEELVTDNMKTVMSQPRTETFSGQVNPKFKQFADDFNFKVKPCIAGRPRTKGKVESIMKILDEIHAYQGQLYLHEIPQFIDELNDRLNYSVHNGTGKIPIIEVKKEKSFLQPLPNVHVRNSYKVEHKYLKVNRSNMITYRSNQYSVPAEYYGKTVEVQVYDQRLFVYYNTKLIVEHPITHHKLNYQQQHYLETLAVSYGDHDDINQLALDNLKTIGEMYDE, encoded by the coding sequence ATGAAATTATCTTTAGATATAAATACAGATTATGAAGTTACAACTCTTTCAGATTTACCAAAATTAAAAATTGTTATGGAGAGCTTAAACATGAAAATTAATAAAAGTGAAATCGCAAGACAAATGAATGTAGATCGAAGAACAATAGATAAATATTTAAATGGCTTTAAACCTTCGGTTAATCGAAAAAAACAATCTAAAATTGATCCCTATTATGATTTAATAAAAGAATTGTTGTCTGAAGAATGTGAACAGAAATTCTTTTATAAACGCGTGTTATGGCAATACCTTAAAGATAATCATGGTCTAAATTGTGCGTATTCCACATTTAGAACATATATAAGAAAACATGATTTATTCAATAATTATTTTAAAAAAAGACGACAAAAGTCAACGCCTGTTGGAACAACTAGATTTGAAACAAAACCAGGTTGCCAAGCTCAATTTGATTGGAAGGAAGATATAAGATTTAAAACGAAGGATCATCAAGAGGTATCTTTAAATATTGGTGTTTTACTCCTGTCATATTCACGCTTCAAAATTATGCAAGTTACGATGAGTAAATCATTAGATGTATTACTTAATTTAATGGTTCAAGCTTTTGAATCTATTGAAGGTGTTCCAGAGGAACTTGTTACAGATAATATGAAAACAGTGATGAGTCAACCTAGGACTGAAACGTTTAGTGGACAAGTTAATCCTAAATTCAAACAATTCGCTGATGATTTTAATTTTAAAGTGAAGCCGTGTATAGCTGGTCGTCCTAGAACGAAAGGTAAAGTTGAATCCATTATGAAAATATTAGATGAAATTCATGCCTATCAAGGACAATTATACTTACATGAAATTCCACAATTTATTGACGAATTAAATGATCGTTTGAATTACTCAGTGCATAATGGGACAGGAAAAATACCAATTATTGAAGTAAAAAAAGAAAAGAGCTTCTTACAGCCATTACCCAATGTCCATGTAAGAAACTCATATAAAGTAGAACATAAATATTTGAAAGTCAATCGTTCGAATATGATTACATATCGCTCCAATCAGTACTCAGTTCCTGCTGAATACTATGGAAAAACGGTTGAAGTTCAAGTTTATGATCAACGTTTGTTTGTTTATTATAACACCAAATTAATCGTTGAGCATCCTATTACCCATCATAAATTAAATTATCAGCAACAACACTATTTAGAAACGCTAGCTGTCTCCTATGGAGACCATGATGATATTAATCAGCTGGCCTTAGATAATTTAAAAACGATAGGAGAGATGTATGATGAATAA
- a CDS encoding ABC transporter permease, with product MLLSYLLYEIKIMFRKKLTLMLSIIFPVFFYILFTSILDLPKAVQQHFYKDYMYSMTVYSLISFSLMTFPLDLIEEQNNGWYKKLMSTTFNSFNYYTAKMIKTTILYLLAIVILFLVAHFYKDVNMTMAKWLLSGFLLWLGGSSFLSLGLIFAQFKDSQKVNAISNILTIGLAVLGGLWFPINTFPQWLQHIGKSLPSYHLKQLGISVTNNEGFQFQSFAILILNSVIFIMITYFINKRKSVV from the coding sequence ATGCTATTAAGTTATCTTTTATATGAAATTAAAATTATGTTTCGTAAAAAATTGACTTTAATGTTATCAATTATCTTTCCAGTATTCTTTTATATTTTGTTTACAAGTATTTTAGATTTACCAAAAGCTGTTCAACAACATTTTTATAAAGATTATATGTATAGTATGACAGTTTATAGCTTAATTAGTTTTAGTTTGATGACATTTCCTTTAGATTTAATTGAAGAGCAAAATAATGGTTGGTATAAAAAATTAATGTCTACCACCTTTAATAGTTTTAATTATTATACAGCTAAAATGATAAAAACAACGATTCTATATTTGTTAGCCATTGTCATATTATTCTTAGTAGCTCATTTTTATAAAGATGTAAATATGACAATGGCTAAGTGGTTATTATCTGGTTTTCTATTATGGCTAGGTGGTAGTAGCTTCTTATCATTAGGTTTAATCTTTGCACAGTTTAAAGATAGTCAAAAAGTGAATGCTATAAGCAATATTTTAACTATTGGTCTCGCAGTACTTGGTGGTTTATGGTTTCCAATCAATACATTTCCACAATGGTTACAGCACATAGGAAAAAGCTTACCTTCATATCATTTAAAGCAATTAGGTATAAGTGTAACAAATAATGAAGGCTTTCAATTTCAATCGTTTGCTATACTAATATTAAATAGTGTTATTTTTATAATGATAACTTATTTTATAAATAAACGAAAAAGTGTGGTGTAA
- a CDS encoding ABC transporter ATP-binding protein encodes MITINNLTKTFNNNDVVKDLNFNIEQGQCTALIGKNGAGKSTLIDLLIGNIKTSKGDITDYENLLISANRGVMYQYSSFPKSVKVKELFHLYQSFYNETMTYNKFVELTKFDDQILNQYAINLSGGQQRILDFVLTLVGLPQLLILDEPTSGMDIESREHFWSIIKRLKQQNKTIFYTSHYIEEVERMADKVIFLDHGHIHFYDSPQTIKEHHQSLIKIPSSYNLKLNHSDLYQLTRDNTNRLIITTSHVDKVLSILKSAQVNLNDIEITKTSLLEALFHENNNDVSDQSCY; translated from the coding sequence ATGATAACCATCAACAATTTAACTAAAACTTTCAATAATAATGATGTAGTTAAAGATTTGAATTTTAATATTGAACAAGGACAATGTACGGCTTTAATAGGAAAAAATGGTGCAGGAAAGTCAACGCTAATAGATTTATTAATAGGTAACATTAAAACTAGTAAAGGAGATATAACTGACTATGAAAACTTATTAATAAGTGCTAATAGAGGAGTGATGTATCAATATTCTAGTTTTCCGAAATCTGTTAAAGTTAAAGAATTATTTCATTTATATCAATCATTTTATAACGAAACGATGACATATAATAAATTTGTGGAACTAACAAAATTTGATGACCAAATATTAAATCAATATGCTATAAATTTATCTGGTGGCCAACAACGTATACTTGATTTTGTATTAACATTAGTTGGTCTACCACAGTTATTGATTTTAGATGAGCCTACCTCAGGGATGGATATAGAAAGTCGTGAACATTTTTGGTCAATCATTAAACGATTAAAACAACAAAATAAAACAATTTTTTATACGTCACATTATATTGAAGAAGTTGAGAGAATGGCTGATAAAGTCATATTTTTAGATCATGGACATATTCATTTTTATGATTCACCACAAACAATCAAAGAACATCATCAATCTTTGATTAAAATACCATCAAGCTATAATCTTAAACTAAATCATTCTGATTTATATCAATTAACTAGAGATAATACAAATCGTCTTATTATTACGACGTCTCATGTTGATAAAGTCTTATCTATATTGAAATCTGCACAGGTTAATTTAAATGATATTGAAATTACTAAAACATCATTATTAGAAGCTTTATTTCATGAAAACAATAATGACGTAAGTGATCAATCATGCTATTAA
- a CDS encoding threonine aldolase family protein, translated as MISFENDYLEGAHEKVLQRLIDTNFIQAAGYGFDQFTQQAIDNIKTVINCPEATIRFLVGGTQTNQVVINSVLKSFEGVISADSGHVAVHEGGAIEFSGHKVLTIPSHAGKILPQDVKQYIETFNSDFKKDHMVFPGMVYISHPTEYGTLYSKQELKDLSDVCRHYNLPLFMDGARLGYGLMSDNSDLSIEDIAKYCDIFYIGGTKIGALCGEAIVFTKNNEPANFTTLIKQHGALLAKGRLTGIQFLELFTDDLYFKISKHAINMARKVKQGFIDKGYQLYFDSPTNQQFIILHEDKIRELEQKVKFAIWEKYDDNHRVVRFATSWATTEEQVEKLLSLI; from the coding sequence GTGATTTCTTTTGAAAATGATTATTTAGAAGGTGCACATGAAAAGGTATTACAACGTTTAATAGATACCAATTTTATACAAGCCGCTGGTTATGGCTTTGATCAATTTACTCAACAAGCTATCGATAATATTAAAACTGTAATAAACTGTCCTGAGGCAACGATTCGATTTTTAGTTGGTGGTACGCAAACGAATCAAGTTGTCATAAATTCTGTATTAAAAAGTTTTGAAGGTGTTATTTCTGCAGATAGTGGTCATGTAGCTGTACATGAAGGTGGTGCTATTGAATTTAGCGGACATAAAGTACTAACTATTCCATCTCATGCTGGAAAAATATTACCTCAAGATGTTAAGCAATACATCGAAACATTTAATTCAGATTTTAAAAAAGATCATATGGTCTTCCCTGGTATGGTTTATATTTCCCATCCAACAGAATATGGTACGTTATATTCTAAGCAAGAATTAAAAGATTTATCAGATGTTTGTCGTCATTATAACTTACCTCTATTTATGGATGGTGCACGTTTAGGATATGGTTTGATGAGTGATAATAGTGATTTATCAATAGAAGATATTGCTAAATATTGTGATATTTTCTATATAGGTGGCACGAAAATCGGAGCATTATGTGGTGAAGCAATTGTCTTCACTAAAAATAATGAACCGGCAAACTTTACGACTTTAATTAAGCAACATGGTGCATTATTAGCAAAAGGACGTTTGACTGGTATACAGTTTTTAGAATTATTTACTGATGACTTATATTTTAAAATTAGTAAGCATGCAATTAACATGGCACGAAAAGTCAAACAAGGCTTTATCGATAAAGGATATCAACTTTATTTTGATTCGCCTACAAATCAACAATTTATCATTTTACATGAAGACAAAATAAGAGAATTAGAACAAAAGGTCAAATTTGCAATATGGGAAAAATATGACGATAATCATCGAGTTGTTCGATTTGCAACAAGTTGGGCGACAACAGAAGAACAGGTTGAGAAATTATTATCTTTGATATAA
- a CDS encoding LapA family protein produces MNINNENMVTLIAVIIAVIIGIILQIVFKLPLIVSAVLSIFLGILVGFIVYIIITIVNKRRHK; encoded by the coding sequence ATGAATATCAATAATGAGAATATGGTCACATTGATTGCTGTAATCATTGCAGTAATTATTGGTATCATTCTCCAAATAGTTTTTAAATTACCTTTAATCGTTTCTGCTGTACTATCAATTTTCTTAGGTATTTTAGTCGGCTTCATAGTATATATTATTATCACTATTGTTAATAAAAGACGACATAAATAA
- the cls gene encoding cardiolipin synthase — MEFSFSNDLGTLFTIILAIAFIINIVLAFIIIFLERERRSASSTWAWLFVLFVLPLIGFILYLFFGRTVSSRKLNKYNGKALTEFDSLIESQIESFDKGNYGTNNKQVERHHDLIRMLLMEQDGFLTEDNTVDYFIDGNDLYDQVLEDIKNAKNYIHLEYYTFSLDGLGTRILKALEEKLKQGLEVKILYDDVGSKNVKMANFDHFKSLGGEVEAFFASKVPMLNFRMNNRNHRKIIVIDGQLGYVGGFNIGDEYLGLGKLGHWRDTHLRIHGDAVDALQLRFILDWNSQAHRPQFEYDQKYFPKKDGVEGKTAIQIAASGPASEWHQIEYGYTKMIMSAKKSIYLQSPYFIPDSSYINALKMAAKSGVDVHLMIPCKPDHPFVYWATYANASDLLESGVKVYTYENGFIHSKMCMIDEEAVSVGTANMDFRSFELNFEVNAFIYDEQLAKNLKAVYEDDITKSKQLTKEVYEQRSTSIKIKEALAKLVSPIL; from the coding sequence ATGGAATTTTCATTTTCAAATGACTTAGGAACATTATTTACAATTATTTTAGCAATCGCTTTTATAATTAATATTGTCTTAGCATTTATTATTATCTTTTTAGAACGTGAAAGACGTTCGGCAAGTTCTACTTGGGCTTGGTTATTTGTATTATTTGTATTACCGCTTATTGGCTTTATCCTATATTTATTCTTCGGCAGAACTGTGTCGTCACGTAAGTTAAATAAATATAACGGTAAAGCTCTAACTGAATTTGATAGTTTAATTGAAAGTCAAATTGAAAGCTTTGATAAAGGAAATTATGGTACTAATAACAAACAAGTAGAGCGACATCATGATTTAATTAGAATGTTGTTAATGGAACAAGATGGCTTTTTAACAGAGGATAATACAGTTGATTACTTTATTGATGGTAATGACCTTTATGATCAAGTGTTAGAAGACATTAAAAATGCTAAAAATTATATCCATTTAGAATATTACACATTTTCATTGGATGGTCTAGGAACACGTATCTTAAAGGCTTTAGAAGAAAAGTTAAAGCAAGGTTTAGAAGTTAAAATTCTATATGATGATGTCGGTTCTAAAAATGTCAAAATGGCAAACTTTGATCATTTTAAATCTTTAGGCGGAGAAGTGGAAGCCTTTTTTGCATCTAAAGTTCCAATGCTGAACTTCCGTATGAATAATAGAAATCATCGTAAAATCATTGTAATTGATGGTCAATTAGGCTACGTTGGTGGCTTTAATATAGGTGATGAATATTTAGGCTTAGGAAAGTTAGGACATTGGAGAGATACACATCTACGTATTCATGGTGATGCAGTTGATGCGTTACAATTACGATTTATTTTAGATTGGAATTCTCAAGCACATCGTCCACAATTTGAATATGATCAAAAATACTTCCCTAAAAAAGATGGCGTGGAAGGTAAAACAGCGATTCAAATTGCTGCAAGTGGTCCTGCAAGTGAATGGCATCAAATAGAGTACGGTTATACTAAAATGATTATGAGTGCTAAAAAATCAATTTATTTACAAAGTCCATACTTTATTCCTGATAGTTCTTACATTAACGCTTTAAAAATGGCTGCGAAGTCAGGTGTTGATGTACATTTAATGATTCCATGTAAACCAGATCATCCATTTGTTTATTGGGCAACATACGCAAATGCTTCTGATTTATTAGAAAGTGGCGTTAAAGTTTACACTTATGAAAATGGTTTTATTCATTCTAAAATGTGTATGATTGATGAAGAAGCAGTATCCGTTGGGACTGCTAACATGGATTTCAGAAGCTTCGAATTAAATTTTGAAGTTAATGCGTTTATCTATGATGAACAACTTGCTAAAAATTTAAAAGCAGTTTATGAAGATGATATTACAAAATCTAAACAATTAACGAAAGAAGTATACGAACAACGTTCAACTTCTATTAAAATTAAAGAAGCTTTAGCCAAATTAGTGTCACCAATTTTATAA
- a CDS encoding response regulator transcription factor: protein MTSIIIAEDQNMLRQAMVQLINLHDNIDIVADVDNGSVALEKIAQLQPDVAILDIEMPGMTGLEVLSFVREHQINTRIIIVTTFKRSGYFEKAVANDVDAYVLKERSVDDLVQTIHKVMKGEKEYSSSLMTSLFTESNPLTHKEQVVLREIGNGLSSKEIADNLFLSDGTVRNYTSTIIDKLFAENRFDAWKKALDKGWL from the coding sequence ATGACTTCTATCATTATTGCTGAAGATCAAAACATGCTTAGACAAGCGATGGTTCAACTTATTAATCTCCATGATAATATAGACATAGTAGCAGATGTAGATAACGGTAGTGTTGCTTTGGAAAAAATTGCACAATTGCAACCTGATGTAGCAATATTGGATATAGAGATGCCTGGAATGACAGGGCTCGAGGTTTTATCGTTTGTTAGAGAGCATCAAATTAATACGAGAATCATTATTGTTACAACCTTTAAACGCAGTGGATACTTTGAAAAAGCTGTTGCTAATGACGTTGATGCCTACGTGTTAAAAGAAAGATCTGTAGATGATTTAGTGCAAACGATACATAAAGTAATGAAAGGTGAAAAAGAGTATAGTTCTAGTTTAATGACTTCATTATTTACTGAGTCAAATCCATTAACTCATAAAGAACAAGTAGTCTTAAGGGAAATAGGGAATGGGTTAAGTAGTAAAGAAATAGCAGATAACTTATTTCTAAGTGATGGTACTGTCCGCAATTATACGTCAACAATTATAGATAAATTATTTGCTGAAAATAGATTTGATGCATGGAAAAAAGCACTAGACAAAGGTTGGCTGTAG
- a CDS encoding polymorphic toxin type 50 domain-containing protein encodes MSEVFKVMMPGVNAPSMHPFCLSTIVPHVGNWRNQFFKERKGKYKLEDDSEELQQNAKNEMLEMIKDGRIKLELNHEKQNRYQKGYELFERNRKYAMESGFNQPSFTTLSNKELNNLILKYATTGNILLLNGNFNQKEIINFGKIIGKAYISGEYIETKIGKVHYSKTGTHVIPFVEKGRIK; translated from the coding sequence GTGAGTGAAGTATTTAAAGTTATGATGCCAGGTGTTAATGCACCATCGATGCATCCATTTTGTCTCAGTACTATCGTCCCACATGTTGGCAATTGGCGAAATCAATTCTTTAAAGAACGTAAAGGTAAGTATAAGTTAGAAGATGATAGTGAAGAATTACAACAAAATGCTAAAAATGAAATGCTAGAAATGATTAAAGATGGTAGAATAAAATTAGAATTAAACCATGAAAAACAAAACAGATACCAAAAAGGATATGAACTGTTTGAGAGAAATAGGAAGTATGCAATGGAAAGTGGATTTAACCAACCAAGTTTTACCACGCTATCTAATAAAGAGTTGAACAACTTAATTTTAAAATATGCTACTACCGGTAACATATTATTATTAAACGGAAATTTTAATCAAAAAGAGATAATTAACTTTGGAAAAATAATTGGAAAAGCATATATATCAGGTGAATACATTGAAACAAAAATAGGAAAAGTACATTATTCAAAAACAGGTACTCATGTTATACCATTCGTAGAAAAGGGGAGGATTAAATGA
- the nucI gene encoding thermonuclease NucI has product MKSNKSITTIVVALIVVGVLAFQFINHSGPFNNGNDSVQSGDLKDKDKVHITRVVDGDTFVATRNGQQIKVRLTGVDTPETVKPNTPVQPFGKEASNYSKKTLTNKDVYLEYDKEKEDRYGRTLAYVWLDKDHMYNKELVEKGLAREKYFAPNGKYRNVFIKAQEKAKEQHLNIWSK; this is encoded by the coding sequence GTGAAATCTAATAAGTCAATCACTACAATAGTTGTGGCATTAATTGTTGTGGGTGTTTTAGCTTTTCAATTTATTAATCATTCAGGTCCATTTAATAATGGGAATGACTCTGTTCAATCAGGTGATTTGAAAGATAAAGATAAAGTACATATTACTCGAGTAGTTGATGGAGATACATTTGTAGCTACAAGAAATGGTCAACAAATAAAAGTTAGACTAACAGGGGTGGATACTCCAGAAACAGTCAAACCCAATACACCTGTCCAACCTTTTGGAAAAGAAGCTTCTAACTATAGTAAAAAAACGTTAACGAACAAAGATGTTTATTTAGAATATGATAAAGAAAAAGAAGATCGCTATGGTAGAACATTAGCATATGTCTGGTTAGATAAAGACCATATGTATAATAAAGAATTAGTTGAAAAAGGATTAGCAAGAGAAAAATATTTTGCACCTAATGGCAAGTATCGTAATGTATTCATTAAAGCTCAAGAAAAAGCTAAAGAACAACATTTAAATATATGGAGTAAATAA
- the istB gene encoding IS21-like element helper ATPase IstB — MNNITNYQRLKDNLSYLKMNQMITHLDEVIDFSITNDLSFIDTLIKLSDYEIAVKEKNMIESMVKVAAFPFKKELCDFDFSFQPNVNKQEIVDFTHLRFIENHQNIVFLGPSGVGKTHLATSIGMSAAKKRVSTYFIKCHDLIQNLKKSQLENRLENRLKHYSKYKLLIIDEIGYLPIDSEDAKLFFQLIDLRYEKKSTIFTTNINFNLWNEIFEDPKIANAILDRILHHSNVIKITGKSYRLKDHFVKVEKTE; from the coding sequence ATGAATAATATTACTAACTACCAACGTTTAAAAGATAATCTGTCATATCTAAAAATGAATCAAATGATTACTCATTTAGATGAAGTGATAGATTTTAGTATCACTAACGATTTATCATTTATTGATACTTTAATTAAATTGAGTGATTATGAAATCGCAGTTAAAGAAAAGAATATGATTGAATCAATGGTTAAGGTAGCAGCATTCCCTTTTAAAAAGGAACTGTGCGACTTTGACTTTTCATTCCAACCTAACGTCAATAAACAAGAAATCGTAGATTTTACTCATTTACGATTTATAGAAAACCATCAGAATATTGTCTTTTTAGGTCCAAGTGGTGTAGGTAAAACCCATTTAGCTACATCAATTGGTATGTCAGCAGCGAAAAAAAGAGTAAGTACGTATTTCATTAAATGTCATGATTTAATACAAAATTTGAAAAAATCTCAATTAGAGAATCGGTTAGAAAATAGACTCAAGCACTATAGTAAATATAAATTACTAATTATTGATGAAATAGGCTATTTACCTATTGATAGTGAAGATGCCAAACTCTTTTTCCAACTGATTGATTTAAGATATGAGAAGAAAAGTACCATTTTTACTACAAATATTAATTTCAATTTATGGAATGAAATATTTGAAGACCCTAAAATAGCTAATGCCATTTTAGATCGCATATTACATCACTCAAATGTCATAAAAATAACTGGGAAGTCTTATCGGTTAAAAGACCATTTTGTGAAAGTTGAAAAGACAGAATGA